A genomic stretch from Malus domestica chromosome 15, GDT2T_hap1 includes:
- the LOC103401729 gene encoding amino acid permease 3-like gives MSKMGDNQINPRQGFELSVPMPPEVGSKCYDDDGRLKRTGTVWTASAHIITAVIGSGVLSLAWAVAQLGWVAGPAVMLLFSFVTFYTSTLLSACYRSGDPVIGKRNYTYTDAVRSNLGGFKVKICGFVQYLNLFGVAIGYTIASSISMVAIKRSNCFYKNGDTAPCHVNSNPYMIAFGVAEIIFSQIPDFDQLWWLSIVAAVMSFTYSSIGLGLGIAKVVETGTIKGSMTGIDIGAVTETQKIWRSFQALGDIAFAYSYSLILIEIQDTIKSPPSEAKTMKKATLVSVATTTLFYMLCGCMGYAAFGDSSPGNLLTGFGFFNPYWLIDIANAAIVIHLVGAYQVFVQPLYAFVEKTVKEKYPHSRFITKDIKFRLPVFGSYDLNLFRLVWRTSFVIVTTVISMILPFFNDVVGLLGALGFWPLTVYLPVEMYIAQKRIPKWSTRWLCLQTLSGACLIITIAAAAGSIAGVISDLKIYKPFKTSY, from the exons ATGAGTAAGATGGGTGATAACCAGATTAACCCCCGTCAAGGTTTTGAACTCTCAGTCCCTATGCCTCCAGAAGTAGGCTCCAAGTGCTATGACGACGATGGCCGTCTCAAAAGAACTG GAACTGTATGGACTGCAAGTGCTCATATTATTACTGCGGTAATTGGGTCTGGAGTTTTGTCCTTGGCTTGGGCAGTAGCTCAGCTAGGATGGGTTGCTGGTCCTGCTGTGATGCTCTTGTTCTCCTTTGTCACTTTCTACACTTCAACTCTTCTCTCTGCCTGCTATCGTTCCGGCGATCCTGTCATCGGAAAAAGAAACTATACTTACACCGATGCCGTCCGATCCAACCTTG GTGGGTTCAAGGTGaaaatttgtgggtttgttcagTACTTGAATCTCTTTGGAGTTGCCATTGGATACACTATAGCATCATCCATAAGCATGGT GGCAATTAAGAGGTCTAATTGTTTCTACAAGAATGGTGACACAGCACCATGCCATGTAAACAGCAATCCTTACATGATCGCTTTTGGGGTAGCAGAAatcatattttctcaaattcCAGACTTCGATCAGTTGTGGTGGCTCTCCATTGTTGCTGCAGTCATGTCCTTCACTTATTCCTCCATCGGACTTGGCCTCGGAATAGCCAAAGTCGTAG AAACTGGAACGATCAAAGGAAGTATGACTGGAATAGACATTGGAGCAGTGACTGAAACACAAAAAATATGGAGGAGCTTCCAAGCACTTGGGGACATAGCTTTTGCCTACTCATATTCTCTCATCCTCATTGAAATTCAGGACACAATAAAATCCCCGCCATCCGAAGCCAAGACAATGAAGAAGGCAACTCTTGTCAGTGTGGCTACCACAACCCTTTTCTACATGTTGTGTGGTTGCATGGGCTACGCTGCTTTTGGAGACTCATCCCCTGGAAACCTCCTCACTGGTTTCGGCTTCTTCAACCCCTATTGGCTCATCGACATAGCCAACGCCGCCATTGTCATCCACCTTGTTGGTGCTTACCAAGTGTTTGTCCAACCCCTCTATGCATTTGTTGAGAAAacagtaaaagaaaagtacCCGCATAGCCGGTTCATTACCAAAGACATCAAATTCCGACTCCCAGTTTTCGGTTCTTACGATCTCAACCTCTTCAGACTGGTTTGGAGGACATCTTTTGTGATTGTCACCACTGTGATCTCCATGATCCTGCCATTTTTCAATGATGTTGTTGGACTTCTAGGGGCTCTAGGATTTTGGCCGCTCACAGTTTACTTACCTGTGGAGATGTATATTGCTCAAAAGAGGATACCAAAGTGGAGCACAAGATGGCTTTGCCTCCAAACCTTGAGTGGTGCTTGCCTTATAATCACCATAGCAGCTGCTGCTGGATCAATTGCTGGTGTGATTAGTGATCTCAAGATCTACAAGCCTTTCAAGACCAGCTACTGA